The proteins below come from a single Chryseobacterium sp. MA9 genomic window:
- a CDS encoding histidine kinase produces MKKITISCLFFFILLAVSLCNAQIPGMVHYNEGDGLNSSYTYGLNQDEDGFIYIGSDNGFFRFDGTEFKQFGSKNGLKNIEILDCFPIPGNGMFIISFLNDFAYLKKGRIINSDRNPELKKIKFDYTTNTYVNGNTVYLYEGNNPKNILVYKNEKITTIPLFLNQNASDSYLAFGLNITNGLLYISDKYKKKNMEVYNVFTRKKTVCNISIETNTIVTRKGDFFILKNGRMVDVYKVYHQSHFKKIASYTAREDIRRLAIDKDSRIWACLENGGVLYFKNSFMEAKGLSDPIRLMDGYIIHDVLTDKDNNLWFSTRNNGLFFISDLFFKNYIHFPVRNNSSHITAITKNGNRIYLGYNKAKGGIYHNGVITDLYLGGNSQLENKAIFSDGNTTIFGLSRNPVRYNTVTGKKHALQGIVIKNMVPYTSGSVLFCTLEGLIAYNHHTEFHKKLMMGDRIYTALPYTKDSIFAGTFKDLYKLNTATQKKKLFLEGYYFTDIKKLSHNLYAGATNLNGVILFNNSRVVKKITENNGLLTRQIKKIEIENEKVFWVSTNYGLSRIEFKDKKLKIDNFTHTDGLPSNVVAGCVISGDTVYAGTSKGLGILSIKNLLSQQKSVHKKVIINSVKIGNNHFFDLDKPLAGKTPDNSLTFNVSFPDFASQGKISYRYKVEGLSEDWQTGSSPNITFNSIPPGDYIFKIFGLGYNGRRSYASTDLHFEIKPAFWQTWWFKLLLVFIGSVALSILITLYFQKKRNKKLETLYYEKKIAELELQAIKAQINPHFIYNCLNSIHFLLYKKDYNEAENYLNTFSVMIRKTLHYSEKTFMPIKEEAEYLSLYLNMEKLRLKDLFDYKITVSKNVNESWTVPSLLIQPFVENAIKHGVANLQDRKGNIEVLFHHTGTTLCVIIEDNGTGIGKKRHSNANSFGVKLSEKRIETFRQLFDTNIILEITDLQEKEKRPGTQITLYITPYENQNTGMHH; encoded by the coding sequence GTGAAAAAAATTACAATCTCTTGCTTATTTTTCTTCATTTTACTGGCTGTTTCATTATGTAATGCTCAAATTCCGGGAATGGTACATTATAATGAAGGAGATGGGCTCAACAGCTCATATACCTACGGATTGAATCAGGATGAAGACGGATTCATCTATATAGGAAGTGACAATGGTTTTTTCAGGTTTGACGGAACAGAATTTAAGCAGTTCGGAAGTAAGAACGGGTTAAAAAACATTGAGATCCTTGATTGTTTTCCAATTCCCGGCAACGGAATGTTTATTATTTCTTTCCTGAATGATTTCGCGTATCTGAAAAAAGGCAGAATCATCAATTCAGACCGCAATCCGGAATTGAAAAAAATAAAATTTGATTATACTACAAATACTTATGTCAACGGGAATACAGTCTACCTATATGAGGGAAACAATCCCAAAAACATCTTAGTTTACAAAAACGAGAAAATCACGACAATCCCCCTTTTTCTCAATCAGAATGCTTCGGATTCTTATCTTGCTTTCGGGTTGAATATAACAAACGGACTTCTTTACATTTCTGATAAATATAAAAAGAAGAATATGGAAGTCTACAATGTTTTCACCAGAAAAAAAACAGTCTGCAATATTTCGATCGAAACCAATACAATAGTAACAAGGAAGGGCGATTTTTTTATTTTAAAAAATGGAAGAATGGTTGATGTGTACAAAGTCTACCATCAGTCCCATTTCAAAAAAATTGCATCCTATACGGCTCGCGAAGACATACGCCGTCTGGCGATTGATAAAGACTCCCGTATCTGGGCGTGCCTTGAAAATGGTGGTGTCCTGTACTTCAAAAACTCTTTCATGGAAGCGAAAGGCTTATCAGATCCAATCAGATTGATGGACGGCTACATTATCCATGATGTATTGACGGATAAGGACAACAATCTTTGGTTTTCTACCAGAAACAATGGCCTTTTCTTTATTTCGGACCTGTTTTTCAAAAATTATATTCATTTTCCTGTTAGGAACAACTCATCCCATATTACGGCTATTACTAAAAACGGAAATCGAATCTATCTCGGCTATAATAAAGCCAAAGGTGGTATTTACCATAACGGAGTCATCACGGACCTTTATTTGGGAGGAAACTCACAACTTGAAAATAAAGCTATTTTTTCTGATGGAAATACAACCATCTTCGGGCTTTCCAGAAATCCGGTCCGGTATAATACTGTAACAGGAAAAAAACATGCTTTACAAGGAATCGTTATTAAAAATATGGTACCCTATACCTCAGGATCTGTACTTTTCTGTACTTTAGAAGGTCTTATTGCCTATAATCACCATACAGAATTCCATAAAAAGCTGATGATGGGTGACCGTATTTATACAGCATTGCCATATACCAAAGACAGCATCTTTGCCGGAACATTTAAAGACCTCTATAAACTGAATACTGCTACACAAAAGAAAAAGCTGTTTCTGGAAGGATATTATTTTACAGATATTAAAAAGCTCAGTCATAACCTTTATGCAGGCGCTACCAATCTTAACGGGGTCATTTTGTTTAATAATTCCAGGGTGGTAAAAAAAATCACAGAAAACAATGGCCTTCTGACAAGACAGATCAAAAAAATAGAAATAGAGAATGAAAAAGTTTTCTGGGTGAGCACCAATTATGGTCTTAGCAGAATTGAGTTTAAAGATAAAAAATTAAAAATAGATAATTTCACCCATACAGATGGCCTTCCCTCCAATGTCGTTGCCGGATGTGTTATTTCCGGAGATACCGTTTATGCAGGTACATCAAAAGGTCTGGGCATTCTTTCCATCAAAAACCTGCTAAGCCAGCAGAAATCTGTTCATAAAAAAGTAATCATTAATTCTGTAAAGATCGGGAATAATCATTTTTTTGATCTTGACAAACCACTGGCAGGCAAGACTCCGGATAACAGTCTGACCTTCAATGTAAGTTTTCCGGATTTTGCTTCACAGGGAAAAATCAGTTATCGATATAAAGTTGAAGGACTAAGTGAGGACTGGCAAACCGGCAGCTCCCCGAATATTACTTTCAACTCTATTCCCCCGGGAGATTATATTTTTAAAATTTTCGGATTGGGCTACAACGGGAGAAGGTCGTATGCCTCTACCGACCTGCATTTTGAGATCAAACCTGCATTCTGGCAGACGTGGTGGTTCAAACTGCTTCTTGTCTTCATTGGATCCGTTGCATTATCTATCCTAATTACACTTTATTTTCAGAAAAAGAGAAATAAAAAACTGGAGACTTTATATTACGAAAAGAAAATTGCAGAACTGGAGCTTCAGGCCATTAAAGCACAGATTAACCCTCATTTCATTTATAACTGTCTCAATTCCATTCATTTTTTACTTTACAAAAAAGATTATAATGAAGCGGAGAACTATCTTAATACCTTTTCTGTAATGATCCGGAAAACGCTTCATTATTCCGAAAAAACCTTTATGCCCATAAAAGAAGAAGCAGAATATCTGTCTTTATATCTGAATATGGAAAAACTACGCCTGAAAGATCTTTTCGATTATAAAATTACCGTTTCCAAAAATGTAAATGAAAGCTGGACCGTTCCTTCACTCCTCATACAGCCTTTTGTAGAGAATGCTATAAAACATGGTGTAGCGAATCTTCAGGACAGAAAAGGAAACATTGAAGTGTTGTTTCATCATACGGGAACAACTCTCTGTGTAATTATTGAAGACAACGGTACAGGCATTGGAAAAAAGCGTCATTCTAATGCAAATTCTTTCGGAGTAAAATTATCTGAAAAGAGAATTGAAACATTCAGACAGCTTTTTGATACTAATATCATTCTAGAAATAACCGATCTTCAGGAGAAAGAAAAAAGACCGGGAACTCAAATCACACTTTATATTACACCTTATGAAAACCAAAATACAGGCATGCATCATTGA
- a CDS encoding LytTR family DNA-binding domain-containing protein: MKTKIQACIIDDEQDGRDYISLLLENEFPEIENTYQAASVEEAYIYLTKNSPDILFLDVQLKDGTAFDLLSKFREVDSRIIFITAFENFAIQAIKNGAADYLLKPIKKMEFIIAVNKVLESIRKSKNTVSLQNNKISLPTLQGFKLTDINEIIRCEADSSYTTFYFTDKTKIIVSKTLHEFEEQLSKYSFFRIHHKHLINLSHLKEYIKGKGGQVVMADHSVLDVSVRKKNDFLHRIGYLD; the protein is encoded by the coding sequence ATGAAAACCAAAATACAGGCATGCATCATTGATGACGAGCAGGATGGAAGAGATTATATTTCCCTGCTGCTGGAGAATGAATTTCCAGAAATAGAGAATACCTACCAGGCAGCCAGTGTAGAGGAAGCCTATATTTATCTTACCAAAAACTCACCTGACATTCTTTTTCTGGACGTTCAGCTGAAAGATGGGACTGCATTTGACCTTCTTTCAAAGTTCAGAGAAGTTGATTCAAGAATTATTTTCATTACAGCTTTTGAAAATTTTGCAATTCAGGCCATTAAAAACGGAGCTGCCGATTACCTATTAAAGCCTATCAAAAAAATGGAATTCATCATCGCCGTGAATAAAGTTCTGGAGAGCATCAGAAAAAGTAAAAATACAGTAAGTCTTCAAAATAATAAGATCAGCCTTCCGACCCTGCAGGGGTTTAAACTCACAGATATCAATGAAATCATCCGTTGTGAGGCAGATTCCAGCTATACTACATTTTATTTCACAGATAAAACCAAGATCATTGTTTCCAAAACACTCCACGAGTTTGAGGAACAGCTTTCAAAATATAGTTTTTTCAGGATCCATCATAAGCACCTGATCAACTTGTCTCATCTTAAAGAATATATCAAAGGAAAAGGCGGCCAGGTAGTGATGGCAGACCATTCTGTACTGGATGTTTCCGTCCGGAAAAAGAATGATTTCCTTCACCGGATAGGATATCTGGATTAA
- a CDS encoding T9SS type A sorting domain-containing protein, producing the protein MIKAYIFTICIFLGGLLFKAQAPCSDFDSPTFPAGNWVHAPYPNGNVTISSGTPNTLDGSQFLKLIDDSGGSRLINTIDFKNLGQRFPGQCLFFDFYLENDGTFNGSPPIHPAIHIMSGSKIITFVANITVTEGSGWVRVRAPIANCSGSVLPSNSEGTWTMDPSSGTTCTDFNNIINNSTAVMITPDYTSNPSEIVWYDNICIKPCADCDPNFKLETSFSSTSNSATAKVFLDSYNPPNNYSVNWGDGTPLTDHMTSHTYNTPGSYTVCVIQSDSKGLKKCSTCITFCYSRKVILKETDNTGLRSKRPDLEAISKEELQANRKRDILLVPNPAKNYVDVQTSLSKKETAAVRIIDSSGKTVLEKIENLNSGRQNIRLNIEKLIQGTYIVELTSEGKTGSQKLMISK; encoded by the coding sequence ATGATAAAAGCATACATTTTTACCATCTGCATTTTTTTGGGCGGTCTGCTTTTCAAAGCACAAGCACCCTGCTCAGATTTTGATTCACCTACCTTTCCGGCCGGAAACTGGGTTCATGCTCCTTATCCTAATGGCAATGTAACCATTTCAAGCGGCACCCCCAACACGCTGGACGGTTCTCAGTTTCTAAAACTAATTGATGACTCCGGAGGTTCCAGGCTCATCAATACCATAGATTTTAAGAATCTGGGTCAACGGTTTCCGGGACAATGCTTATTTTTTGACTTCTATCTTGAAAATGACGGAACTTTTAATGGGTCTCCACCCATACATCCAGCCATTCACATCATGTCCGGAAGCAAAATAATCACGTTTGTTGCCAATATCACTGTAACTGAAGGAAGCGGATGGGTACGGGTACGTGCTCCTATTGCCAACTGTAGCGGCTCTGTTCTTCCCTCCAATTCTGAAGGAACCTGGACAATGGATCCCAGCAGTGGCACAACCTGTACAGACTTCAACAACATCATCAATAATTCAACTGCTGTAATGATCACTCCTGATTATACATCAAATCCATCTGAAATAGTATGGTATGACAACATCTGTATAAAACCGTGTGCTGACTGTGACCCGAATTTCAAACTTGAAACCTCATTCAGCTCTACAAGCAATAGTGCAACAGCTAAAGTATTTTTAGACAGTTATAATCCTCCCAACAACTATTCTGTAAACTGGGGAGATGGAACTCCGCTTACTGATCACATGACTTCACACACCTATAATACTCCCGGTTCATACACGGTATGTGTAATTCAATCTGACAGCAAAGGTTTAAAAAAATGCAGCACATGCATTACATTTTGCTATTCAAGAAAAGTCATTTTAAAAGAAACTGACAACACAGGTCTCCGCAGTAAACGTCCTGACCTGGAAGCCATTTCGAAAGAGGAGCTTCAGGCGAACAGAAAAAGAGATATTTTATTAGTCCCGAATCCTGCCAAAAACTATGTGGATGTACAAACATCTCTTTCAAAGAAGGAAACAGCAGCTGTAAGAATTATTGACAGTTCAGGAAAAACAGTATTAGAAAAGATTGAAAATCTCAATAGTGGCCGCCAAAACATCAGATTGAATATTGAGAAGCTAATCCAGGGAACTTATATTGTAGAACTCACATCTGAAGGAAAAACAGGTTCACAGAAACTAATGATCTCCAAATAA
- a CDS encoding DUF2867 domain-containing protein: MKIKKTEFPEKSVLSQGKKDFDYIDSFEGELSHGSRNIDISEIGKAFFTSGPKWGKKMFAFRNKVVGLLGLKTGSETEKPRLEKDFKCEVGERMGIFKVFDKTDNEIIIGEDDKHLDFRVSLLFDKNKEHLDEKSLTISTTVKFHNWLGVLYFLPVRPFHKLIVPVMLKNMIGQLEKR; this comes from the coding sequence ATGAAGATTAAGAAGACAGAGTTTCCTGAAAAATCAGTTTTATCCCAAGGAAAAAAAGATTTTGATTATATTGATAGTTTTGAAGGAGAATTGTCGCATGGCAGCCGGAATATTGATATTTCAGAAATTGGAAAAGCATTCTTTACAAGCGGACCGAAATGGGGAAAGAAAATGTTTGCATTCAGAAATAAAGTAGTAGGGTTGTTAGGGCTTAAAACCGGATCTGAAACAGAAAAGCCGCGGCTGGAAAAGGATTTTAAATGTGAAGTGGGAGAGCGTATGGGTATTTTCAAGGTGTTTGATAAAACAGATAATGAAATTATTATTGGGGAGGATGATAAACATCTGGATTTCAGAGTTTCCCTTTTATTTGATAAAAATAAAGAACATCTTGACGAAAAATCCCTTACCATATCAACTACGGTAAAGTTTCATAATTGGCTGGGGGTGTTATATTTTCTTCCTGTTCGCCCTTTTCATAAGTTGATCGTACCTGTTATGTTGAAAAATATGATTGGACAATTAGAAAAAAGATAA
- a CDS encoding methionine aminotransferase has protein sequence MIQLPLSKLSNVGTTIFTQMTQLANENEAINLSQGFPDFMPDPELLNHVDHFIKNGFNQYAPLGGMIGLKEEIARKIENSHHTIYHPDSEITITAGGTQAIFTAIASFIKKDDEVIIFEPAYDCYEPTVELFGGIVKRFEMKAPDYKIDWTAVKNLVSDKTRMIILNNPNNPSGKILTENDIQELIQLVKGTSILILSDEVYENIVFDGKQHLSICKYPELKERSLLVASFGKLFHVTGWKVGYCAAPKILTDEFRKVHQFNVFCVNTPVQLALAEYMKNDEHYIHLNQFFQEKRDFLRKGLTGTSFELLDCEGTYFQAVKYDKISDKNDFDFASELTINHKVASVPFSSFYKNKLNENVIRLCFAKKQETLERAIENLSRIS, from the coding sequence ATGATACAACTTCCTTTATCAAAACTTTCCAATGTAGGAACTACTATTTTCACTCAGATGACTCAACTTGCCAACGAAAATGAAGCGATCAATCTTTCTCAGGGATTTCCGGATTTTATGCCTGATCCGGAATTGTTAAATCATGTAGATCACTTTATTAAAAACGGCTTTAACCAGTACGCCCCGCTGGGCGGTATGATTGGTCTGAAGGAAGAAATTGCCAGAAAAATTGAGAACAGCCATCACACAATTTATCATCCAGACTCTGAAATAACAATTACGGCAGGCGGAACACAGGCTATTTTCACAGCCATTGCTTCTTTTATCAAGAAGGATGATGAAGTGATTATTTTTGAACCGGCCTATGATTGTTATGAACCTACTGTAGAGCTTTTCGGAGGTATTGTAAAACGTTTTGAAATGAAAGCTCCGGATTATAAAATTGATTGGACTGCCGTAAAAAATCTTGTCAGTGACAAAACAAGAATGATTATTCTTAATAATCCCAACAATCCATCCGGAAAAATACTTACAGAAAATGATATACAAGAGCTTATTCAGCTGGTAAAAGGAACTTCCATTCTTATTTTAAGTGATGAAGTGTATGAAAATATTGTTTTTGACGGAAAACAACATCTAAGCATCTGTAAATATCCGGAATTGAAAGAAAGGAGTCTTCTTGTTGCTTCTTTCGGGAAACTTTTTCACGTTACCGGCTGGAAAGTAGGCTACTGTGCAGCTCCCAAAATCTTAACGGATGAATTCAGAAAAGTACACCAGTTCAACGTTTTCTGTGTAAATACTCCTGTTCAGCTTGCATTGGCGGAATACATGAAAAACGATGAACATTATATTCATCTGAATCAGTTTTTTCAGGAAAAAAGAGATTTTCTGAGAAAAGGTCTTACAGGAACATCTTTTGAACTTCTGGATTGCGAAGGAACTTATTTTCAGGCAGTAAAGTATGATAAGATTTCGGATAAAAATGATTTTGATTTTGCCTCTGAGCTTACAATCAATCATAAGGTGGCAAGCGTTCCTTTTTCTTCGTTTTATAAAAATAAGCTGAATGAGAATGTGATCAGGCTATGTTTTGCCAAGAAACAGGAAACGTTGGAGAGAGCTATTGAGAATTTATCAAGGATATCGTAA
- a CDS encoding SDR family NAD(P)-dependent oxidoreductase, with the protein MNTKTNIALVTGGSRGLGKNSALKIAQKGLDVIITYRSNKEEAEAVVNEIKTLGQNAAAFQLDTKDIKSFDAFVKNVTDHLKENTGSTHIDYLINNAGTALYSPITEVTEEQLDDVVDIHFKGVFFLTQKLLPFINDGGGIINISSGLARFATPGSSIYGSIKAGVEMLTKYMAKELGSRKIKANVVAPGAIETDFGGGRVRDNEEINAIVAGATALGRVGLPDDIGGVVAFLCTEDARWINGQRIEVSGGMFL; encoded by the coding sequence ATGAACACAAAAACAAATATCGCATTGGTAACCGGAGGAAGCCGTGGATTGGGAAAAAATTCAGCACTAAAAATTGCTCAAAAAGGATTAGATGTCATCATTACTTACAGAAGCAATAAGGAAGAGGCTGAAGCTGTTGTGAATGAAATTAAAACATTAGGACAGAATGCAGCGGCTTTCCAGCTGGATACAAAAGACATTAAAAGTTTTGATGCCTTTGTAAAAAACGTTACTGATCACTTAAAGGAAAATACAGGAAGCACTCATATTGATTACCTGATCAATAATGCAGGAACAGCCTTATATTCACCCATTACGGAAGTAACGGAAGAACAGCTGGATGATGTGGTAGACATTCATTTCAAAGGTGTATTTTTCCTGACTCAAAAACTTTTGCCATTCATCAATGATGGGGGAGGAATTATCAATATATCTTCAGGATTAGCAAGATTTGCAACACCGGGATCTTCTATTTATGGATCTATAAAAGCAGGGGTAGAAATGCTCACGAAGTATATGGCTAAAGAATTAGGATCAAGAAAAATCAAAGCCAATGTTGTGGCTCCTGGAGCTATTGAAACAGACTTTGGAGGGGGACGAGTAAGAGATAATGAAGAGATCAACGCTATAGTAGCAGGTGCTACCGCCTTAGGAAGAGTAGGACTTCCTGATGATATCGGTGGCGTGGTGGCATTCCTGTGTACGGAAGATGCAAGATGGATTAATGGACAAAGAATTGAAGTTTCAGGAGGAATGTTTTTATAA
- a CDS encoding AraC family transcriptional regulator, whose amino-acid sequence MEKIIHTSLEDFYKEMAAKLGKDLESIFPKGLHKDIGHFNVFDIAQTLERAKITSEMPYNRRKYYKISFIRGQNRAEYADKVISIKRNALLFATPKVPYHWIPEDPDQSGSFCVFTEDFFIKDKSYYYLEDLPIFKPGGVPIFEIDDDLAKEIENLFKKIKKEIDSDYVFKYDLIRNYVLELIHYGQKLQPATKISASNDASMRVVSLFIELLERQFPIESWDQRLQLKTAKDYADRLAVHVNYLNKRLKGSTGKTTTEFISDRIIQEAKILLKQTRWNVSEISYALGFEEIAHFSNFFKRKTSFTPLEFRS is encoded by the coding sequence ATGGAAAAAATAATACATACTTCACTGGAAGATTTTTACAAAGAGATGGCCGCCAAGTTAGGCAAAGATCTCGAGAGTATTTTTCCCAAAGGACTTCATAAAGATATCGGACACTTTAATGTTTTTGATATTGCCCAGACACTTGAAAGGGCAAAGATTACTTCCGAAATGCCTTACAACAGAAGGAAGTACTATAAGATAAGCTTTATAAGAGGACAGAACAGAGCAGAATATGCTGACAAAGTAATTTCGATAAAACGGAATGCTTTATTATTTGCAACTCCAAAAGTTCCCTATCACTGGATACCTGAAGATCCTGATCAGTCAGGAAGTTTCTGTGTATTTACAGAAGACTTTTTCATTAAAGACAAATCCTATTATTACCTTGAAGATCTTCCTATTTTTAAGCCTGGAGGAGTACCTATCTTTGAAATTGACGATGACCTTGCGAAAGAGATCGAAAACCTTTTTAAAAAAATAAAAAAAGAAATAGATTCAGATTATGTTTTTAAATATGATCTGATCAGAAACTATGTTCTGGAATTGATTCATTATGGGCAGAAACTACAGCCGGCTACCAAAATATCCGCATCAAATGATGCTTCTATGAGAGTGGTTTCTCTATTTATAGAACTGTTGGAAAGACAGTTTCCTATTGAATCCTGGGACCAGAGACTGCAGCTGAAAACCGCGAAAGATTATGCGGACAGATTGGCGGTTCATGTCAATTATTTAAATAAAAGATTAAAAGGAAGTACCGGGAAAACGACTACAGAATTCATTTCTGACCGTATCATTCAGGAAGCGAAAATACTTTTAAAACAGACCAGATGGAACGTTTCAGAAATATCCTATGCCCTGGGTTTTGAAGAAATAGCTCATTTTTCTAATTTTTTTAAAAGGAAAACTTCCTTTACTCCATTAGAATTTCGTTCCTGA